A single Vigna radiata var. radiata cultivar VC1973A chromosome 8, Vradiata_ver6, whole genome shotgun sequence DNA region contains:
- the LOC106771749 gene encoding putative homeobox-leucine zipper protein ATHB-51: MEWNGSTRRYVPRPDSSFGFLYNYNYTPYPGIEVKQQSIAESSSSMEKMNCGNQDKKKRLTTDQLDSLESSFQKEIKLDPDRKMKLSKELGLQPRQIAVWFQNRRARWKNKQLEHLYDSLKQEFDVISKEKQKLEEEVMKLKGMLREQASRTQVSTGYTEISGEETVESTSEALRCSKRRTLQQQQQQHHHHQNIGEGNCSFTLEDYNTVPVLPYWPGVPYYP; encoded by the exons ATGGAGTGGAATGGGAGCACAAGACGTTATGTTCCTCGACCAGACTCTTCCTTCGGCTTCCTTTACAACTACAACTACACACCATACCCAG GAATTGAAGTGAAGCAACAAAGTATAGCAGAGTCAAGTTCATCCATGGAAAAAATGAACTGCGGGAACCAGGACAAGAAGAAGAGATTAACGACTGACCAGTTGGACTCCTTGGAGAGTAGTTTTCAGAAGGAGATAAAGCTAGACCCTGATAGGAAGATGAAGCTTTCCAAAGAGTTAGGGCTTCAACCTCGCCAAATTGCTGTTTGGTTCCAAAATAGGCGTGCAAGGTGGAAGAACAAGCAACTCGAACACTTGTACGATTCACTTAAACAGGAATTTGATGTCATATCCAAGGAGAAACAGAAGCTAGAGGAAGAG GTAATGAAGTTGAAGGGTATGCTGAGAGAGCAAGCTTCTAGAACACAAGTGTCAACAGGTTACACAGAAATCTCTGGAGAAGAAACAGTAGAAAGCACGTCAGAGGCTCTGCGTTGCTCCAAACGGAGAACactgcagcagcagcagcagcagcatcatcatcatcagaatATTGGAGAAGGAAACTGTTCTTTCACTTTGGAAGATTACAACACAGTTCCAGTACTACCCTACTGGCCTGGGGTCCCTTACTATCCCtaa